The following is a genomic window from Amphiura filiformis chromosome 4, Afil_fr2py, whole genome shotgun sequence.
ATGAATTAAAAAGCTACCTCATACTCTATTCAgtacaaacaagtaggcctaccacAAGATATTGTCTGGCAATTCAACATCCATAATAAATTGAGTTTATGGATGTTGTATTGCCAGGCAATATCTTGTTGTAAACCTACTTTACTGAAGAGCACAAGGCAGCTGTTTATTTCATTTTGAACTATGGTGTATAATACTGTGCTTGATGTTTCTCAGGATCCAGTgtcttattttatttcattattttctggagacttaaaataacttttaaaacaatataaatgaTAATTGTTTTCCAATATGAAATAAATAGCTGCCACATGCTCTATTCagtataagtaggcctacagtacCACAAGATATTAGCTGGCAATTCAACATCCATAAATTGAGCTTATGGATCTTGTATTGCCAGACAATATcttgttgtaggcctactttactgaAGAGCATGAGGcagttatttatttcattttgaacTATACTGTGCAGAATTTGTAGAATTATTAACAAAAAAGTGAATGCCGGCAACTGAAAAACTGCTTTGCTTGATGTTTCTCGGgatctttattttatttcaatgtttCTGGAgacttaaaaataacttttaaaacattatgataatttttttgcaatatGAAATAAATAGCTGCCTCACGCTTTATTCAgtataataagtaggcctacagtacCACAAGATATTGTCTGGCAATTCAACATCCATAAATTGAGTTTATGGATCTTGTATCAATTGTCAGACAATATcttgttgtaggcctacttttttacTGAAGAGCACGAGGCAGCTATTAATTTCATACTGAACTATCATGTTAAACTATACTTAATTTGTAGAAATAATTAACAAAAAAGTGCACACTTGCAGCTGAAAAAACTGCTTTGCTTGATGTTTCTTGTGATCCAGTGTCTTCATTTTCTTTCAATATTTCTAAAGActtaaaataagttttaaaacataATGATAATTAAATTATTGCAATATGAAATAAATTGCTGCTTCATGCTCTATTCAGTATAGATAAGTAGGTCACATACTGCATACATTGAGCTTATGTAGGTTGTATTGTCAGACAATAGCTTGTGGTAGGCCCACTTTACTGAAGAGCATGAGGCAGCTATTTATTTCACATTGAACTATGGTATATTAAAACATGTTGCACACAAGTAACAAAATATAAAACAGTGCATCAGGCAGCTATGTTAATTACATGAATTCAATATCTCAATCAAATAGCTGCAACATGCTTTATGCAGTGTAGTAGGCCTGCAATAAGGTATGGAATCTTTGTAGTCGCCCATGTATACGTCCGGCACACTTCTATAACAAAGTCAGTATAATAAATAGCTGCCTGATGTTTTATTCAGTATAATAGACCTGCTGCATGATGGGCTTGCTATACACTTCCATGTACAGTACATCCATGCAAAAGAAAGCACCAGGCAACTGTTTTGATAACATGATTGATAGTTCAATATCAATAAATAGCTGCCTCATGCTTTATTCAGTATAGCATACCACAAGCAGGTCTACAACTTTAGACCAAAGCATCAGGCAGTTATTTAGAGAGCAGAATTTCATCATGTTTTAACCAATGGATCAATAAGCTTCAATTAACATGCAGAACAAAGTACAAGGCAGCTATTatgtataaaagaaataaaatggcTTCATTGCATTAAATTTGCTGTTCAAACATTAATTTATTAACACAATAAACACATTTTCACATACTTTGAATTCATGCATTTTTGTCTACATGGTATGCACCCGAGTTTGTAAGGGTACAAACCAAATGATCGATGTCGTCCTATAATTGTAACTAGGGAGTAATACAAGTTGGAAAAATTCTGAACAAAATATTGGTCTGAAAAAGTTCTCTTTAATTATGCAGactccaaattttcaacatttcaggattactTTTCTGGTATGTGGAAGGGGCTCTGGCTGAGAAACCAAACTAGTTTATGTTTATAGAACGGTATCAATCTTTTTGGTTGTTCCCTAAAGTCAGACCGCTTTTGGTCTGACTTTTGTTAATTTGTTCAGTTCTTATACTGAGCGTGGTCTCTTCTTCGAAAGAACCTGTTTAGCACAATAGGGGCAATACCAGTTCTTCAGTTTTTTCTGGTGTTCTGTCAGATTGAGGTTGTCGTACTTCATGCATGAAATGTGGAAGGTAGGACCGTAGGGACATTTGTTGTTTCCACATTTAATTGTCTCATCCCAATTTGCTAAGTTATTGCAAAAACAACCAACAGATGCGCTTTGTTGAACTGGTTCCAATGGTCGAGTGTAGAACTTGCCCAGTAGTTCTGGCAAAATACCCAACAAAAAAAACTTACTGCTGCGTTCCACACACACTTCCCAAAAGTCTAGATCAGGAAGAATACGTTCTTTATGAAGCGGTCCCCTACCTGTCCACACGATGAAATCTGCGTACTCTGTATTTGTGCAGTGTATTTGAGCTTGTACTTGATAATAGTACTGATGGTTTTGTTTCAACTTGGGTTCGTCATTTCTAATTTCCAAACAGAATGTTTTATCTTGCTCAATGGCATCGCGTATTGTCATATCTCTCTTGCTGTACGGGCACTTAACCTCTACACATCCATTTCCACAACATTCACACGACACAAGACTGTCAGGTGATGCACCAAGGTATGGAAACTGTGTGTTGATGACCAACCCTGTCTTGCTCATAACAAAGTTATCGTGCCACTTCATCTCTTCTGCATACATATCTAGTACCTTGTCCTCATTGTCAATGCCATGCCTCGTTGCCGCCGTACTAAACTTGTGTTTGTCTGGATAACAAATTGTGTTGATGAGGGACTTGGCAGGTATACGAGGATCTGAGTGACAAACCTGCTTCAGTTTTGAGGCCGTAATTCTGCCAGCTCGAAAGCCATACCACAGCTTACTCTCCGACTGTTTGCGAGTAAGCTCTTCAACGCGAGAACTCTGTCTTTCAGTAACTGTAAATGTTTTCACGAAGTCCTCACATTTACCAAGAATTTGATGATATGATTGAGTTTCCTGTTGTATGTCGTATAGTTTGTCCAAGCGTCCTGGCAAGTTACAATCTGTGGCTTTGGGCACAAAGTCGCCACTGTACGGCGGAACTAGAGAAAGTATGGCAGGCTTGGATGCTGATCGATGAATGGCTTCACAAAATGCATCAATTTCCAGCTGGGTTGGGTTTGGAATATTTCTGCATTGTTTTGGCTCTGCAATCGGTTCAGTTTTACCCTCAACAATATTATCCATTCTAATCTTCTTGGATCTCGCTGAAGTGAAATCAATTTCTTTCACTTCCCGGTAGTCAGCCTTTGAAACTGACGGCACCAACCAGTACGCTGCCACTTGGGTAACCGTCTTCATCTCTCGCTGACGGTTGAGAAACTCTGTAGCAAACAGAAGGGCTCCAATGTGAGTGCATGTCTCCGCTAAGCCAGCCATACAGTCACAGTGCGCTGAACAAATCTCCCCGTCCATCTTGGCAATGACCCATGGTTTCAAAGCAGTTTCACTAAGGCGCTGGGAGTGCATAacctgaaattaaaaaaacaaacaaataataaaaaataaactttttATAAAATAAGTGTAAAACTAGGCATGGAAAAATGAATCACAGATGGGCAGATTTGGCAAGGTAAAAAAGGACTAAAAGATACTAAAAATACCCCCAAAAGGCCAAATCTTGTCGATGTCTGTGGaacaaatttattattattgtttatattatgcttttttatttattttatttttttttgtttaatattttctATTTCAGTTTTTTTGTGACATCGGTTCTATTTTAGTTTAaccataattttcaatatttgaagttaaaattccCAATTTCTGTCtctatttgttttggttttataTTTCATTCAAGTTAAACCAAAGTGCAAGTTTAGCTGAGCCTGCAAATTGTTTTTATCAACTTTCAACACAGGGAAATGCCATTTTGCACAGGGTAGAGATCCTGACAACTGCCTTTCCGCATCCATGGCCTACAGGTCTTTCCCCCGTGTTACAAAGAGACAAACGCTATTAATCGCGTAGTATGCACCTGCACAGTATAGCTACGGCGAATCGATAAAAACAAACGCCGTAAATTTTGTAAGCATAGTTGTTTCACGTACGAGTGTTCATGAACCATTGAGAATGTGGCAAATATTTAACATGGACGAAGGAAATAAAAACACTTACTCGACAAGTTAAGATGCATAAAGATGTTCCCTGAACATTGTAGCTGCACAAATCCCGAACCCAACCGCTGACAAATTGGTTGTAAGCTTCCAAAGATTTGAAGCTCTTGAACTGCTCCTTCGTGTAGGCACTCGTCCCATACACAAGGTAGTCTACCATGTCTCCCCACGCACACGCTGGAAAAGTTTCGATGTTTTGACACCATTCTGATTTATTGATGACATATGGATCTA
Proteins encoded in this region:
- the LOC140150624 gene encoding uncharacterized protein — its product is MVDYLVYGTSAYTKEQFKSFKSLEAYNQFVSGWVRDLCSYNVQGTSLCILTCRVMHSQRLSETALKPWVIAKMDGEICSAHCDCMAGLAETCTHIGALLFATEFLNRQREMKTVTQVAAYWLVPSVSKADYREVKEIDFTSARSKKIRMDNIVEGKTEPIAEPKQCRNIPNPTQLEIDAFCEAIHRSASKPAILSLVPPYSGDFVPKATDCNLPGRLDKLYDIQQETQSYHQILGKCEDFVKTFTVTERQSSRVEELTRKQSESKLWYGFRAGRITASKLKQVCHSDPRIPAKSLINTICYPDKHKFSTAATRHGIDNEDKVLDMYAEEMKWHDNFVMSKTGLVINTQFPYLGASPDSLVSCECCGNGCVEVKCPYSKRDMTIRDAIEQDKTFCLEIRNDEPKLKQNHQYYYQVQAQIHCTNTEYADFIVWTGRGPLHKERILPDLDFWEVCVERSSKFFLLGILPELLGKFYTRPLEPVQQSASVGCFCNNLANWDETIKCGNNKCPYGPTFHISCMKYDNLNLTEHQKKLKNWYCPYCAKQVLSKKRPRSV